The DNA window gtgtgtgtttcatgttttttttttttttttacactgactCAGACACTAAGTCTTCCCACTGTGACCTGCCACTGCTCAACAACTCAGCTTCATTTAACACAACTCCGCCCTCACAGGCCGGGCTCTGTAACCGGCTCTTAGATATATTTAAATCACTCTAACTCTGCACTTTGTATTCCAAATCAGTTCTCAAATACAccccaacaaaaacacataccaaaaaaaaaaaaaaaaaaaagttaaaaaaagaaatccctcCAACAAAGTCTGCAGCCAGTGTGAACTGATTTTAATTCCATTAaataccaaaaaagaaaagaaaaaaagcgagGAAAGAAGAATATCGTTTGTGAAAAGCACATTGTCAATGGCTCTCAGTACAGCAGCATTCAAAGCTGTCTGAATTCCACGGTTtcgtttttgtttagttttttttttgcagtaggACGGGGCGAGCAGAAGGATCCACAGAGCGTTACTGACTCTCTGCTCACAGACTCCACCCTCAGCTCCCAGCGCGTCAGAGTGACGACGGCAACACACAGCCGTGAAACAGCCCTCTgtacccacccccacccccccacccacctcaccAGTGATCTTCTGTTTGAGAACAACGTGAAACAGCACAGTCACGTGCCTTGgtttgagtgtctgtgtacgtgtgtgtgtgcgtgtgtgtgtgtgtgtgtaggctcatgtttttctttttgggagCTGTGTAAGAGTCGGCtatgagttggtgtgtgtgtgcgttcatcTCCCTGTACAGAGAGTCTGTCATTCAGGTTGGAGCTGGATTTGTAttagagagaaggaaaacatgaagtctctgtctgtggtttgcAGATGGCTGGAGGTTGGAGTTGAAGTCCTGCTGCAGAACAGGGCCGTAGGTGGTCCGGccttggtggtggtgttggtgtgtgcgtatgtgtgtttgtgtgtacgtgtacgtgtgttggtgtgcgtacgtgtgtgtgtgtgtgtgtgtgtgtacgtgtgtgtgtgtgtgtgtgtgtgtgtgtgtgtgtgtgtgtgtacgtgtgtgtgtacgtgtgtacgtgtgtgtgtgtgtgtgtgtgtgtgtgtgtgtgtgtgtgtgtgtgtgtgtgtgtgtgtgtgtgtgtgtgtggtagggcgGGGTGGAGCATCTCATCGAGGTACGGCAGACTGCAGACCACTCGGGGTGACGCGAGAGAGAGCctatggtgagagagagaagacaagggacacacacactcagttagatcggtgatcacacacacacacacacacacatccaaactgAGGGGACACCACTTCTGGGAGAAAGGTACAAAACTCATCTCAAAGTACATTTCTGTTTGGAGggaaataacaacaaaaatacacacgGCACTCGATGCTGTAAACGACATCTTTCATATTCGATGCCGTAAACACCATCTTTTGGTAGACACAAGACTTAGTAAGAACACTGAGGGCAGTCTAGTCTGGCAGCCTAGTCCCATGTGCGACCACAGTCTCATGTGTCCACTGAGTTTGtgggtttcagtgtgttttaaggggtgtgGGGGAAATGGGGCGATCAAACCCATGTCTCTGTGAATGTCTCCACGTGTGTGATCCACTGAATGAGTTTGATGCTACGGCTGAGAAGCAGAAGCGTGCTCACGTCTGGGCATGCACACGGCCCTCGCCGTCAGCAgtgaaacaacacacagtgcactggGGGGCCAAGCTCTGCTCTTCAGAAGCAAATCAGCATAGAGGTGGGAGGAGTGGGGAAATGCCACTGATCTCATTCAGACTGTCCTGTATCAGCCATACCATAGTCATACCTTTAGCAGAAATAATTACAAAACCGTTAAAAGTCCTTATTTCACGGTGTGTGCATGGGCAGTcaaatgaagtgtgtgtatgtgtgtgtgtgtgttagcatgcaTAGAGGGCAGAGCACATTACAATTAAAGTTAACTGAAGTCGCTACGTTCATTGTTCACTGCGAGTCAGGAGTTTCTGGGTctgcagagagacactgtgaaTCGATCATTGCTGTCTGTAGGTGAACTGGATTTTGAGGCCGGAGTCCTAATCTTTGTGAGTGGATGTCTTTAGAGGAGCGTCCAGACCTGACAGGACAAGGCCAGCAGCGTACCCCCTCTGTGTGTCCACTGTTCTGCCTGCTAAAGGACACAGAACAGCCATTAACAGACACTCCGGGTTCACTGTGGTACTCACAGCACAGAGCTTTGATTCTGATGTCTCAATGTGACCTGACTACAGAAGGAATCACCCTCCATTCGACAGTGAGAAATCCTGACTAACGCCGCgtttccactgcatggtaccGGCTCAACTTGACTCTGTCTTTGGTACCTGGTACCTCGTTGGTTTTCCACTGCAATTAGTACCCCCTCGATGTAGCTGGTGACACCGTAAGAAACTGTCGTGGCGTCATCATACTACATGACTTTCTGCAACGAGGACTTGCGACTTTGGAatttcacactacacactgGAAAGAGAAGCTAAATAACTTTGTTTGACTACAAAGAAGCGATAGATatttgttcagctcacgtttatttacgtgtcctctctggtttaatcatttccaatgcaccgactgtaactgCAGACATGCGAGTCGCAGATGTATTTCCCATTACTTCACtgaggcagaataagttaaactcTATAGTTTAACCGCTCATCAACGTTAGCGGTCTTTCACTGATAAACATGActttagctagctttgtggatAACCTTATTTagacagcgttataagctgcgGTAAGTGATGTTGCCAGAGACTTTTtagaagtgacgagggagaaGCAATAGAACCATTGTTTGTTTAGGCTGTGTTCACACGTAACGTGTTTTTCTGATGAAAACGGCTAGTCAAAGTGTTTTTTCatattgaaataaaaacaccGTTCCAAAATGTGGTTGATAGCGACCATAACTTATACCAACCTAGAGTTAACACGAGCTAATAGGCTAGATTTGCTAgtgactgaaataaacacaaacaccaactaGAAGCTCTTAGGactctctgaccaatcagtagTCAGCAGTGTTTTCACGTCACGCTTTGGTACCTACTCAGCTCACATAGAACCACGACGGAGTAGGTACGAAAAACAGTACCACACACCAGATTTGCTTAATGGAGAAGCGACAGAAGGGAGTCGAGTTGGGTCGAGCCGGTACCATACGGTGGAAAAGCGACGTAAGTCAGCTGTTTAAGGCCAGgctgccccccacccccgcctgCCTTGGGAACACATACGAATGGGAGGCAGAGCAGTGAGGGAagggagctggggggggggggggggggggggggggggggcaccctATTCTATTCATCTAGCATATGATTTCTTACAGCTTGTTTAATGCTCCACCCGAACGCATAAATACTCGCAATAGGATGGATTTGTTAAGACAGCCCGACAGAGACGGGGCAGATCTACGGCCCTGGAGGGCTGAGGGGCAGGGCATTCAGCCAATCACGTGACTCCCTACtctaggggggtgggggtaatcCATCACTGACAGGACGTAGGGAACAAAAGAGCCTTCAAGGTGAACTAAAGAGCTAGAGCTAATCTCACATTGTTACGATAATGAATTCTCTGATTTAGAGATGACGACACGTTTTCAGGTCtcaacaccacagacacacattacactattTAACAGGAAAGTTCACCCTGTCTGACACACAGGCTCATTATCTCTGTGCTCGTCTGTGACTCAGGtgggattttttcccccaacgAAACGCTtggatttaaatgttttttcctccctgtaTTTTTACAACACATACATTCATTGTCCACAGTGACGTAAGAGCCACTGTGCTGTTCAATGCTGTCCTTATTTCAACAGAGAAAATTCTTTTCCAAATAAACAATTCTTAAAATGTCAaccggataaaaaaaaagaagagagagggtaTTTACCAGTGCGAAGTCATCCATTTCAGGTATAATCTGAGCAAGTTTTTATCATTCTGATTTCATACTCACAGGAGCAGAACCTCCCTCAGTTGTCTGGCGTGTAGAGAAATCAAAAGCGGAGCTACAGAGCCacggagtgaagctgctctctgctgcgTGACGGAGCGAGGAGAAGGCCCCTGACACGGCACATGACTGACtgctcattaaacacacacgctctcatCTAACCAGCTTTTCCCTCCCTACACACAGCTctcagccttctctctctgagccagCAGACAGAAGGACCGACCCGTCCAGGGAAACTGATACCTGACAGAATACAACTCGTCTTCAGAACCCTCTTCAGACTCGTTGCTGGAACCAGTAGTGAGTCAAGCTGCATTTTATATCACTATCCAATTGGATGTCAATCTTAAAAGAAACAACTGGTAAAAAGTTGTCGACtgtattgaaaataaaaacaaaaacaaaaaactaataGGGATATCAGTTGAACACGAgataataaatatgtaattgATCAAATGGGCCCTCAAGTCAACAAGGGTGAACTTGTTCCCCATGTCTCTATAAAAAAATCAAGCCTTATTGCAGCGGCAGTTCCTACGATGGTGTGTGAGTCTTGGATGCAGAGGGTGACTGTGTGAGGATGGAGGTGAAGTCCAGGAGAGAATACAACATGCTGGGCATCGCTTTgtatcagcacacacaccaaacacaagcACTGAGGAGCATGAGAGAAGCAGTGCAGACATCCACAGCCATGCTGCTAACCGCCTAATACAGCactgcacacagggttacagcacacacacatgcaggggGCGCTGTTTAGCATACTACTGAAAATACCACAGAGAACGGCCCaatcactgtcactgtcctgtgggttattttcagttttacatcaGAAACTCGACTTCACAGCCCTGAACTTTACTGACTCAGAGCTTACGGAGACCACATCATCAGCACGGGGTGCATGTAGGCCTACCTCCACCACGGTTATGGACAACCACACACCCAAACTTCTTCTCTAACCCCTGTCAGAGGGTCAACGTTATACCTGCGGAAGTTCTACCAGCAAAGCAAAACCCTCTCACTGAATTTGACTTTATTTCTATGAGTGAAAAGACACATGATTTTATTCTTTCCCTAATCCTGGGGGAACAGGGCAGTAGCTATGAGGTCTGGCATCATCATGTGCATAAGACAGATAATTTTATAAACTGCTAATACTAATATggaatatgtaaaaaaaacatgttgcaAATTATATACTTAGGGAGAAAAATGGTGTCTATTGGTCATTTGTATTTGAACTGTAAGTTAAACctgttccagtgtgtgtgaagtgaaattCCTGAGGAGAGGGCATATGGTTGACTTTTCTAGGCCTttctacagcacacacacacataccacagacAGTTTCCATCACTCAGCCTACActcattcttcattttaaattctcCAAACGGACGACAGAGAGCCGGAGAATCCTCACAAGTTAAACTCGGCTAACGTTTCTTAAGGTCAGGCGCAGTAAACTGCTCCCCACAGGCCTGGAGTCTGAAGACTGTTTAACAGGGTTCAGTACAAATTACAGGAAAAGTGTTACTTATCATCACTTTTTTTATTCCATAAGAACTGCCCTGCCCCAGACTTTCTGTGCTCAGAGCTGCAGAAGGCAAACAGCAGTAATCCTGTAGGACCTGAACACAAGTCCACCTGTGATAACCAACGAATGGCGTCTGCTCCTGTGACATACAAACCTGAATGCCATCAGCTGACTTATCATCATGGACTACTCCTACTCGTCTGAGTATGCAACCAGCCTGCCTgacaacactactgaacacaccaccaccaacctGCCTAATAATACTACTGAACACGCCGCCACCAGCCTGCCTgacaacactactgaacacGCCACCACCAGCCTGCCTgacaacactactgaacacGCCGCCACCAGCCTGCCTAATAACACTACTGAACACGCCGCCACCAGCCTGCCTgacaacactactgaacacGCTGCCACCAGCCTGCCTgacaacactactgaacacGCTGCCACCAGCCTGCCTgacaacactactgaacacGCCGACACCAGCCTGCCTgacaacactactgaacacGCCAACACCAACCTGCCTgacaacactactgaacacaccAACACCAGCCTGCCTgacaacactactgaacacGCCAACACCAGCCTGCCTAATAACACGACTGAACACGCCAACACCAGCCTGCCTAATAACACTACTGAACAGGAAACCatcacctgtctgtttgtttttttattcaagaCATGCTCAGTCTCACAAAAAAGAGTTAGCCCTAAGTGCAAGCTGATGAAACCTGCCCAGGTATTTTACATCTTTACAACCTGTTCAATGAGTTTTACAAGGAGACAAACGTATTGGCTTGACTTCAGATGCTGAAATAGGCTGGTGTGTATGGAGGCAGCTTGGCAGTCCATGCTGAGTCTGTGAGTCCGTAGCAGTGACCTCTGAGCTGAGGATGGACTGGAGCACTGCACTGACACAATAGAGAGTGGGGCAGAGACGCTACTGTCATATgaggggagggtggagggtagttcagaggggggtgggggttaaagaaaaaaaaccaaaaactgcaCCCATCTGGCACTCACCCGGTCCTGCCTCTCAGAGCTGTAGGTGGTGAGCAGCTACTTGCCGTGGTGATCGAAGGGAATGCTATTCTGGGGTGAGCGGGCggggcagggtggggggtggggagagaaaTTTATTtatgaagggggaaaaaaaaaaaaaaaaaaaaaacagtgatgtggcaagcacatttaaaaacaagtgCCCCAACGACTTTCAGATTTCAaagtacgagagagagagagagagagagagagagagagagagagagagaaaaaaaaaagcaggagttgaaaatgaagtgtgagactctgtgattACAGGTCCATAGCACAACCCTGGGCTGTATGGCAGGAATGCAAAACAGGTTAGGAGAGAGAAATCTCTGCTAAAGGCTACACTGAACATAGTGCCCCGTGGTGACACTGTATGTCTTTATCTCAGTATCAGCTGAAATTCCACTGCATTCATCAGAGGTATGGATAAGGACCAACTGCTCTTTTTAAGTCATCTCTTTATCATCAGTGGACATTATTATCAGTGGACATTATTATCAGTGGACATTATTATCAGTGGACATTATTATCAGTGGACATACATTCTCCTCAGAAAAGCCTatgcactttttaaaacaataaatagctacataaataaaaacacacacacagagatatctGCAGAGAGGACTATGGGCTAGCAGGGAAGCTGTTCCTCTTTCTGGACTGCGGCTGTAACATGCGCGTGTTTGCAGTCGGCTGGGGCTGAACAGCAGGTCTCTGGCCTCTACGGGTTCAGACTCCAGCCGAGTGCTCTTCAGTgagaataacaaaacaaaaacagaaccgGTTGTTGTGTTCACAGGCCCGGCCCGGCCCGCACGGCTCTCTGGCCCTTTATCTGACGCGGCTTTATCCGCCCGCTGCCGCTCGTACAGAaggaggaacagggaaagagccgCTGATGGGCACTGAGACCAGTGACAGTTCAGCAGTTTGACATTACACAGCCTCCGCAGCAGCCTCAATGCAAAATGacaacttttcacacacacacacacacacacacactgaggtacTTCCATCACGTGAAGAAAGCCGTAAGGaggagaagtgttttttttttttttttttacctgtgagGTGGACATGCGTGAGGTGTCCTGTCGGCCGGTCAGGTCTGAAGACGAGATGTTGACTGGGGCTCCACGATGCAACCTCATACtgaccttcctctctctctccatccctgtcacgcagagacacacacacacacagggtcagtgCAACAAGATGTGATACCTGTTTAGTAAGATACctgtttgttactttgttacagacagtctctgagtgactgagtgaattCTGACAGGCTTAGtaaactgctgtgtgtttttagtttaCTTATAAACCACATGGGTAGAACCGGAGTATTCAGTGACAGCCTTtgacggcaaaaaaaaaaaaaaaaaaaagcagaagcaATCATAGACAAACAAACCAGGTGCTCTGAGAGTTTATGAGCACAGCCAAAAGGCTTTGATCTCAGCCTCCCTGTTCCTGTCCCAGCCTGTTTAACTATACACGCTCTGACAGGCGTCTGGTCTTCATTACTGGAGCTCTGCACAGGACCCAGCGAAACCTCACGGTTTGTGATCAGTTTGACATCAGGAGCCTGAGCGCTGAGTGGGCACCTCACCCCTCTGCTCCTTCTCACAAAACTAGGATCAGCGTCATAAAACCAGCACTGCTACGCTAACACTGGCGTGTCTAACGTCAGCCAGGCATCCGACAACAGGATGTTTCACAACCTCTCCACCACATCCCGTCACACCACAGGCTTATCAGCTGACATGGGAAAAGAGGAACCACACTATTCTGTTGTAAGAGGTTCAGTGCCTCAAaattaaacaccccccccccccccccccccaacaaccaAAAAAGACCCCActagaaaacacagagacaaatttgCAATCATAAAGACAAAGGCTTAATGACATGATTGGGGACAAAATGAATATGCTGTCAGTCTGAAACCAAACGCTGGATAAACTATGAGTAAAAAACCTGACGTGTTACAGGTGTTGTGTGCCAGGGAGAGATGGGTCTGTGGAAggtctgacctgtgtgtgaggtgggggTGAAGGGTGTGGCAGGTCTGActtgtgtgtgaggtgggggtgaggggtgtggcaggtctgacctgtgtgtgaggtgggggtgaggggtgtggCAGGTCTGACCTGCGTGtgaggtgggggtgaggggtgtggcaggtctgacctgtgtgtgaggtgggggtgaggggtgtggcaggtctgacctgtgtgtgaggtgggggtgaggggtgtggGCGGTGCCACGTCCTGAGTGCCCCTGGGTCTGGCTGAAGCTGAGGGGATTCCCCGGGCGCCCGGGTTCCTGCCGTGTCGCAGCCGGTCCTCCCGGTCCCTCCTCTCTCGCTCCGCATCCTCCGCGGCTCTGTTCGCACcctgcacgcgcacgcacacacacacacacacacagacacacacacacacacacacacacacacacacacagccgctgGGTTAACAACACAACGCCCTGAAAGCATCCAACACACCACTGCATCTGCGCTAATGTAGCTCTTTATGACACCCCTATTCACATCATCGCCTCTTTATGTGTGTGGATGAATGCTGAAAGAGCAGCTTCAGAGGAGAAGCAGCAGTAAACAGGATTCGGCTGTTCTGACTCAGGGAAGCTCTCAGGGGGAGCGGAGTGCTGTtggtgtatggggggggggaaacagaCGAAACATGAGGACTCACGAATTTGAGCATGTTCCAGTCGAAGACGTAGTCGTAGGAGAAACCCTGTCTGTGGAACAGGTTCCTGAAGAGCTGTCTCAGGTAAGAGTAGTCTGGCTTGTCGTCAAACCGCAGCGAACGACAGAAGTTGAGGTACGTGGCAAACTCGGCTGCGGAGAGATAGAGACACGAAAACACGTCAAATCTTGCACCACCTCGGGCTTTCGGCCGGCCACGCCGACAACGGGAACGGGCAGGAAACGGCTGTACGTACAGGGGTATCCTTTACACAGGACTTCGATGGGCGTGGACATTTTCTTCTCGCTGATGCGCTCGTACTTCTGTCTCTTGGTGGCGGCTTTCAGGCCCTGCCATGGCAGTGAGCCCAGATTAAAGTACATGAGCACGTAGCCGAGAGACTCCAGGTCATCCCGTCTGGACTGCTCTATGGGCCAAgacagggaggaaaagaaaagcatgtaAGGAGGcagcaacaaacaaataaaacacatggaTGGCTATGCTTCACCGGTCACTGAATCAGAGGAAAAAGGCGAAACCTCAGAGCCTAAGTGATGTGAAAACAAAGCCCAGGAGAGAAGAAGGGGGCCTGGTGAATGGGCACGAGACAGGGTAAAGGGGCTAGAGATTTACCGATGCCCAGGTGGGTGTTGGTGGAGGGACAGAGGGCAGagagttgtgtgagtgtgtgtgtgttatttaccGATGCCCAGGTGGGTGTTGGTGGAGGGACAGagggcagtgagtgtgtgtgtgtgttatttaccGATGCCCAGGTGGGTGTTGGTGGAGGGACAGagggcagtgagtgtgtgtgtgagtgtgtgagatttacCGATGCCcaggtgtgtgttggagggaCAGAGGGCAgtgagttgtgtgagtgtgtgtgtgttatttaccGATGCCcaggtgtgtgttgatggagggacagagggcagtgagtgtgtgtgtgtgtgtgtgtgtgtgtgtgttatttaccGATGCCCAGGTGGGTGCTGATGGAGGGACAGAGGGCAgtgagttgtgtgagtgtgtgtgtgttatttaccGATGCCCAGGTGGGTGTTGATGGAGGGACAGAGGgcagagagttgtgtgtgtgtgtgtgtgtgttatttaccGATGCCCAGGTGGGTGTTGGTGGAGGGACAGAGGgcagtgagttgtgtgtgtgtgtgtgttatttactgATGCCCAGGTGGGTGTTGGAGGGACAGAGGgcagtgagttgtgtgtgtgtgagatttaccGATGCCcaggtgtgtgttgatggaggcGTAGCGGGCGGTGCCCGTCAGGTTCTTGTTCTCGCGGTAAGGGATGTGCTGGTGGGTGCGGGCGTCTCTGTATTTCTTGGCCAAACCGAAGTCGATGATGTAAACCAGGTTGCCCTTCTTCCCCAGGCCCATGAGGAAGTTGTCGGGCTTGACGTCTCTGTGGATGAAGTTCTTGGAGTGGATGTACTCGATGCGGCTGATCTGTCAATCACAGCACACAGCCAAGAGGTTAAGCCGCTGACGCTGAGAGATGTAACGAGCAGGAAACACGCCATGAAAAGCTCACACAAGAATGCAAACGACAGGAACTAATGACTGATAAGCAAAGAGCGGTAAGTGGGTCACAGCACAAGGAGCTTTATGTCGTTTCATGACCCACAGCGTCTATGTAAAGcagcaaacagaaagagagggagccagTCAAGCCTGCAGGGGTGGAGCTGACATTGTTATTAGGGGAGGAGCGTTAACAAGGTGGAGGTCACATGTGAACAGGCTGAGACTGCTATAAGGGCAGAGGAGGGTAAGAGAGCAGAGGTCACAGGTGAAC is part of the Chanos chanos chromosome 13, fChaCha1.1, whole genome shotgun sequence genome and encodes:
- the csnk1da gene encoding casein kinase I; translation: MELRVGNRYRLGRKIGSGSFGDIYLGTDISVGEEVAIKLECVKTKHPQLHIESKIYKMMQGGVGIPTIKWCGAEGDYNVMVMELLGPSLEDLFNFCSRKFSLKTVLLLADQMISRIEYIHSKNFIHRDVKPDNFLMGLGKKGNLVYIIDFGLAKKYRDARTHQHIPYRENKNLTGTARYASINTHLGIEQSRRDDLESLGYVLMYFNLGSLPWQGLKAATKRQKYERISEKKMSTPIEVLCKGYPSEFATYLNFCRSLRFDDKPDYSYLRQLFRNLFHRQGFSYDYVFDWNMLKFGANRAAEDAERERRDREDRLRHGRNPGARGIPSASARPRGTQDVAPPTPLTPTSHTGMERERKVSMRLHRGAPVNISSSDLTGRQDTSRMSTSQALSRVTPSGLQSAVPR